The following are encoded in a window of Desulfonatronum thioautotrophicum genomic DNA:
- a CDS encoding DUF7718 family protein, giving the protein MRTINFCNALDEKNVLRVRFDTDRGRIVSFMVQLECLFDAEWTPVVRYDTAHGFAHCDRMHP; this is encoded by the coding sequence GTGCGCACAATAAATTTTTGCAATGCTCTTGATGAAAAGAATGTACTTCGTGTCAGATTCGATACTGACCGTGGCAGAATTGTCAGTTTCATGGTACAATTGGAATGCCTGTTTGATGCAGAGTGGACCCCGGTTGTCCGTTATGATACGGCGCATGGATTCGCGCATTGCGACAGAATGCATCCATAA
- a CDS encoding DUF7718 family protein: MITEDFNDALTYAMHDLASRWKDYRKRYLKWKEQK; the protein is encoded by the coding sequence ATGATAACTGAAGATTTCAATGATGCCCTGACTTATGCAATGCACGACTTGGCATCTCGGTGGAAGGACTACCGAAAGAGGTATTTGAAATGGAAAGAACAGAAGTAA
- a CDS encoding DUF5647 family protein — MERTEVIDPVNIVEKNIMLTNKVMQYFYKNFKIMERLPDNFQLVLLPDDDTELREYNIKLLNQYIFADIPVVFVRMHLASEKNLHCYQNYNVYAPLATA; from the coding sequence ATGGAAAGAACAGAAGTAATAGATCCTGTGAACATCGTTGAAAAGAATATTATGTTAACCAATAAAGTAATGCAGTATTTCTATAAAAATTTTAAAATTATGGAACGCTTGCCCGACAATTTTCAATTGGTTCTCCTTCCTGACGACGATACTGAGTTGAGAGAATACAATATCAAACTCCTTAACCAATATATTTTCGCTGATATACCGGTTGTATTTGTGCGCATGCATCTGGCGTCTGAAAAAAATTTGCATTGTTATCAAAATTACAATGTTTACGCGCCATTGGCCACAGCCTAG
- a CDS encoding AbrB/MazE/SpoVT family DNA-binding domain-containing protein, with protein sequence MEARAVKIGSNLAFMIPQPIAMQCGLVESSSVDISFRGDEIIIKPMRKRYNLAELLAGITPDNIHAEIGGDGPLGRELL encoded by the coding sequence ATGGAAGCAAGAGCCGTAAAAATTGGAAGCAATCTGGCTTTCATGATCCCCCAACCTATTGCCATGCAATGCGGGCTTGTGGAGAGCAGTTCGGTAGATATCTCATTTAGAGGAGACGAAATTATAATCAAGCCCATGCGCAAAAGGTATAACCTGGCTGAACTTCTGGCTGGAATCACACCTGATAATATTCATGCTGAGATTGGCGGAGACGGGCCCTTGGGGCGGGAATTACTCTGA